The Agrobacterium vitis genome has a segment encoding these proteins:
- the glyS gene encoding glycine--tRNA ligase subunit beta, with the protein MPDLLLELRSEEIPARMQRKAAGDLKKLVTDALVDAGLTYEGAREYWTPRRLVLDIRGLTARSADVKEEKKGPSVSAPEKAIEGFLRGAGLASIDQAVVKTDPKKGDFYVAMIDKPGRSAEEIITEAMPGIIRSFPWPKSMRSGAASMPKGSRYGGIEGKGSESLRWVRPLQSILCTFGSEHDEVAIIPFEIDGITASNVTYGHRFHAPDAITVRRFDDYVSSLEKAKVILDAERRKDIILHDARDIAFANGLDLVEDEGLLEEVSGLVEYPQVLLGTFEADYLSIPSEIIRLTIKTNQKCFVTRPIGESEKLSNHFILISNIAAHDGGAEIIHGNGKVVRARLSDALHFWKRDQGNLPDLETLEASAAKFDLDLKKPLDQRMAKLDALNVTFHAKLGSQGERVARIRALAKVLAPIVGADEALVDRAVVLAKADLRTEAVGEFPELQGLMGRKYATLQGEYESVAAAIEDHYKPQGPSDRLPEDKVAITVALADKLDTLVGFWAIDEKPTGSKDPFALRRAALGDVRILLEKNIRLSLLDVFAHSLLGRSLASEEIERIIDAAIYESVAGGAPKDSTSSKYSQEFASVFLGGSLLSFFHDRLKVYLRDQGARHDIIDAVLTPEADDLLMVARRAEALTAFITSEDGKNLLAGTKRATQLLAAEEKKGTVVADGVSEALLTLDAEKALYVAVVQATQSAAEAVAKEDFRSAMQALSTLRAPVDRFFEDVLVNDEDAAIRANRLALLKAIREATGTVADFSKIAG; encoded by the coding sequence ATGCCTGATCTTCTGCTTGAACTTCGCTCCGAGGAAATCCCTGCACGTATGCAAAGGAAAGCGGCGGGTGATCTGAAAAAGCTGGTCACGGATGCACTTGTTGATGCGGGCCTGACCTATGAGGGTGCTCGGGAATATTGGACACCACGTCGGCTGGTGCTGGACATTCGCGGCCTGACGGCCCGGTCCGCCGATGTGAAGGAAGAAAAGAAGGGGCCAAGCGTTTCGGCGCCGGAAAAGGCCATCGAGGGCTTTTTGCGCGGCGCGGGGCTTGCCTCCATCGATCAGGCCGTGGTCAAGACCGATCCCAAGAAGGGCGATTTCTACGTCGCGATGATCGACAAGCCGGGCCGGTCAGCCGAAGAGATCATCACCGAGGCGATGCCGGGCATTATCCGCAGTTTTCCGTGGCCGAAGTCCATGCGATCAGGTGCGGCGTCCATGCCAAAGGGTTCACGCTATGGCGGCATCGAAGGCAAGGGGTCGGAAAGCCTGCGCTGGGTGCGGCCGCTGCAATCCATTCTCTGTACTTTCGGCTCCGAGCATGACGAAGTGGCGATCATTCCCTTCGAAATCGACGGGATCACCGCTTCCAACGTGACCTATGGCCACCGCTTCCACGCGCCGGATGCCATCACCGTGCGGCGCTTCGACGATTATGTGTCGAGCCTGGAAAAGGCCAAGGTGATCCTCGATGCCGAGCGGCGCAAGGACATCATCCTGCACGACGCCCGCGACATCGCCTTTGCCAACGGGCTGGATCTGGTGGAAGACGAGGGCCTGCTGGAAGAAGTGTCCGGCCTGGTGGAATATCCGCAGGTCCTGCTTGGCACGTTTGAGGCCGATTACCTGTCGATCCCCTCGGAAATCATCAGGCTGACCATCAAGACCAACCAGAAGTGCTTTGTCACCCGGCCAATTGGCGAGAGTGAAAAGCTCTCCAACCATTTCATCCTGATCTCCAACATCGCCGCCCATGATGGCGGCGCGGAAATCATCCACGGCAATGGCAAGGTGGTCCGCGCCCGCCTATCCGACGCCCTGCATTTCTGGAAGCGCGACCAGGGCAATCTGCCGGATCTGGAAACGCTTGAAGCCTCTGCCGCAAAATTCGACCTCGACCTGAAAAAGCCGCTCGACCAGCGGATGGCCAAGCTGGATGCGCTGAACGTGACCTTCCACGCCAAGTTGGGAAGCCAGGGTGAGCGTGTGGCCCGCATCCGCGCTTTGGCCAAGGTTCTCGCCCCCATCGTCGGTGCAGATGAAGCTTTGGTGGACCGCGCCGTGGTGCTGGCCAAGGCCGACCTGCGCACCGAAGCCGTCGGCGAATTCCCCGAACTGCAAGGCCTGATGGGCCGCAAATATGCGACGCTACAAGGCGAGTACGAAAGCGTCGCCGCCGCCATCGAGGATCATTACAAGCCGCAAGGCCCATCGGATCGTCTGCCGGAAGACAAGGTGGCGATTACGGTGGCGCTGGCCGACAAGCTGGATACGCTGGTTGGATTTTGGGCGATTGATGAGAAGCCGACAGGGTCGAAGGACCCGTTTGCGCTGCGGCGGGCGGCGTTGGGCGATGTCCGTATTTTGCTTGAGAAGAATATACGTCTGTCCTTGCTTGATGTTTTTGCTCATTCGTTGCTAGGCCGTTCACTTGCGAGCGAGGAGATTGAGCGAATTATTGATGCCGCTATTTACGAAAGTGTTGCGGGTGGAGCGCCCAAAGACAGTACTTCTTCAAAGTACTCGCAGGAGTTTGCGTCGGTATTCTTGGGCGGGTCTCTCCTCTCCTTCTTCCACGACCGTCTGAAAGTCTATCTGCGCGATCAAGGCGCCCGCCATGACATTATCGACGCCGTGCTGACGCCTGAGGCCGACGACCTGCTGATGGTCGCCCGCCGCGCCGAAGCACTCACCGCCTTCATCACCTCCGAAGACGGCAAGAACCTGCTGGCCGGCACCAAGCGCGCCACGCAGCTGTTGGCCGCGGAGGAAAAGAAGGGAACGGTAGTGGCCGATGGCGTGTCCGAGGCACTGCTGACACTCGACGCCGAAAAGGCGCTTTATGTCGCCGTCGTGCAAGCCACCCAATCCGCAGCCGAGGCTGTGGCCAAGGAAGATTTCCGCTCCGCCATGCAGGCGCTTTCCACCCTGCGCGCCCCCGTCGATAGGTTCTTCGAGGATGTGCTGGTCAATGACGAGGACGCCGCTATCCGCGCCAATCGCCTGGCGCTGTTGAAAGCCATCCGCGAGGCAACCGGCACGGTGGCGGATTTCTCCAAGATCGCCGGGTAA
- the aroA gene encoding 3-phosphoshikimate 1-carboxyvinyltransferase — protein sequence MTLTAKTADALTILPPAKPLTGHVSPPGSKSITNRVLLLAGLANGTSRLTGALKSDDTRYMADALRTMGVTVEEPDETTFVVTGTGLWRAPEEALFLGNAGTATRFLTAAVALANGRFTIDGDEHMRKRPIQPLVDALQSLGVAIAAPSGCPPVAIDAKGAFTKNRVVIDAGLSSQYVSALLMAAPMAGQAFEVELAGSEIGARGYIDLTLAAMRAFGARIEQPSQTIWRVEPTGYKASDFHIEPDASAATYLWAAEVLTGGKVDIGTPAGQFTQPDAKAHAVISAFPTMPAVIDGSQMQDAIPTIAVLAAFNETPVRFVGIANLRVKECDRIRALSTGLNAIRPGLATEEGDDLIIAADPALAGQTLPAKIDTFADHRIAMSFALAGLKISGITILDPGCVAKTYPGYWDALASLGVDYQND from the coding sequence ATGACCCTTACCGCCAAGACCGCCGACGCCCTCACCATCCTGCCGCCTGCAAAGCCGCTAACCGGCCATGTCAGCCCGCCCGGCTCAAAGTCGATTACCAACCGGGTTCTGCTGTTGGCGGGTCTGGCCAATGGCACCAGCCGGTTGACCGGCGCGCTGAAAAGCGATGACACCCGCTATATGGCGGATGCGCTGAGAACCATGGGCGTCACCGTTGAAGAGCCGGATGAGACCACCTTCGTCGTGACCGGCACGGGCCTGTGGCGCGCCCCTGAGGAGGCGTTGTTTCTCGGCAATGCCGGTACGGCGACCCGCTTCCTGACGGCGGCGGTGGCACTGGCCAATGGCCGGTTCACTATCGATGGCGACGAGCATATGCGCAAACGGCCGATCCAGCCGCTGGTCGATGCGCTGCAATCGCTGGGCGTGGCGATTGCCGCCCCAAGCGGCTGCCCGCCGGTTGCCATCGATGCCAAGGGCGCTTTTACGAAAAACCGGGTGGTGATCGATGCCGGTCTCTCCAGCCAATATGTCTCAGCCCTGCTGATGGCGGCCCCGATGGCAGGTCAGGCATTCGAGGTGGAACTGGCCGGTAGCGAGATCGGCGCGCGGGGCTATATCGACCTGACACTTGCTGCCATGCGCGCCTTCGGCGCCCGCATTGAGCAACCGTCCCAGACAATCTGGCGGGTCGAGCCGACCGGCTACAAGGCAAGCGATTTCCACATCGAGCCGGATGCCTCCGCCGCCACCTATCTCTGGGCTGCGGAAGTGTTGACCGGTGGCAAGGTTGATATCGGCACGCCCGCCGGGCAGTTTACCCAGCCCGATGCCAAGGCCCATGCTGTCATTTCTGCCTTCCCGACCATGCCCGCTGTGATCGACGGCAGCCAGATGCAGGACGCCATCCCGACCATCGCCGTGCTGGCGGCCTTTAACGAAACGCCGGTGCGTTTCGTCGGCATCGCCAATCTGCGTGTCAAGGAGTGCGACCGTATCCGGGCGCTCTCGACCGGCCTCAACGCCATCCGCCCCGGCCTTGCCACGGAAGAGGGCGACGACCTGATCATCGCCGCCGATCCGGCGCTTGCCGGTCAGACCCTGCCCGCAAAGATCGACACCTTCGCCGACCACCGCATTGCTATGAGCTTTGCGCTGGCTGGCCTGAAAATCTCCGGCATCACCATCCTTGATCCCGGCTGCGTGGCGAAAACCTATCCCGGCTATTGGGACGCGCTGGCCTCGCTTGGGGTGGACTATCAGAACGACTGA
- a CDS encoding DUF4328 domain-containing protein yields MTLDTLLRRMTWMRRGWLILAALCGVLYFILVPFFLYTAWVQYVVAATGFATYTGVTSWLAQGVGRWAAFIEIAAFVFRVASACFWLAWLWLAVHFAIRLSPDAPPRLGPWVSVICWFVPIIKYIFPQVVMMEIARITMRDDHAPPEGQVPDHDLPVLNVRDLYWLAPSILVCNLVSLTVMNVVSQAVADRLQFSAHSQHILHLAAAGGVATLLSLLAMDAYVRTMAKAQETRLARLFLDRDLSAP; encoded by the coding sequence ATGACGCTGGACACCCTTCTCCGGCGAATGACATGGATGCGGCGCGGCTGGCTGATTCTCGCAGCTCTCTGCGGGGTGCTTTATTTCATTCTGGTGCCGTTTTTTCTCTACACCGCCTGGGTTCAATATGTGGTGGCGGCCACCGGCTTTGCGACCTATACCGGCGTCACCAGCTGGCTGGCGCAGGGTGTTGGTCGCTGGGCGGCTTTTATCGAGATTGCCGCTTTCGTCTTTCGGGTTGCCAGCGCCTGTTTCTGGTTGGCCTGGCTGTGGCTTGCCGTTCACTTCGCCATCCGTCTTTCACCTGATGCGCCGCCACGACTCGGCCCATGGGTCTCGGTGATCTGTTGGTTCGTGCCGATCATCAAATATATATTTCCCCAGGTGGTGATGATGGAAATTGCCCGCATCACCATGCGCGATGACCACGCTCCGCCGGAAGGACAAGTGCCGGATCATGATCTGCCAGTTCTGAACGTTCGAGACTTGTACTGGCTCGCCCCATCCATTCTGGTCTGCAATCTGGTGAGCCTGACGGTGATGAATGTCGTATCGCAGGCTGTGGCTGACCGGTTGCAGTTCTCGGCCCATAGTCAACACATCCTGCATCTTGCCGCTGCCGGTGGTGTTGCGACCCTGTTGTCGCTTTTGGCAATGGATGCCTATGTCCGTACGATGGCGAAAGCCCAGGAAACCCGGCTGGCACGGTTGTTCCTTGATCGCGACCTTTCTGCACCTTGA
- a CDS encoding glycine--tRNA ligase subunit alpha: MDPKRSFQALILTLHTYWADKGCAVLQPYDMEVGAGTFHPATTLRALGPKPWKAAYVQPSRRPSDGRYGENPNRLQHYYQYQVILKPNPSNLQELYLGSLKAIGLDPLLHDVRFVEDDWESPTLGAWGLGWECWCDGMEVSQFTYFQQVCGIECSPVAGELTYGLERLAMYVQGVDNVYDLNFNGRDGEEKISYGDVFLQAEQEYSRHNFEYANTEMLLRHFTDAEKECQALLDAGAPGESANQVLHKCVFPAYDQCIKASHVFNLLDARGVISVTERQSYILRVRTLAKACGEAFLQTDAGGANFGKAA; encoded by the coding sequence ATGGACCCGAAGCGCTCCTTTCAGGCGCTGATCCTGACGCTGCACACTTACTGGGCCGACAAGGGCTGCGCCGTGCTGCAACCCTATGATATGGAAGTCGGTGCTGGTACGTTTCACCCGGCAACGACGCTGCGCGCGCTTGGCCCTAAGCCCTGGAAGGCTGCTTACGTCCAGCCCTCGCGCCGTCCGTCCGATGGCCGCTATGGCGAAAATCCCAATCGCTTGCAGCATTACTACCAATATCAGGTGATCCTGAAGCCGAACCCCTCCAACCTGCAGGAGCTTTATCTCGGCTCGTTGAAGGCCATCGGTCTCGATCCGCTGCTGCATGACGTACGCTTTGTGGAAGACGATTGGGAAAGCCCGACGCTGGGCGCCTGGGGTCTTGGCTGGGAATGCTGGTGCGACGGCATGGAAGTCTCGCAATTCACCTATTTCCAGCAGGTCTGCGGCATCGAATGCTCGCCGGTGGCCGGCGAGCTGACCTATGGTCTGGAGCGTCTGGCCATGTATGTACAGGGCGTCGATAATGTCTATGACCTGAACTTCAATGGCCGCGACGGCGAAGAGAAGATCTCCTATGGCGATGTTTTCCTGCAAGCCGAGCAGGAATATTCCCGCCATAATTTCGAATATGCCAATACCGAAATGCTGCTGCGGCATTTCACTGATGCAGAGAAGGAATGCCAGGCGCTGCTGGATGCTGGTGCGCCGGGCGAAAGCGCCAATCAGGTTCTGCACAAGTGCGTGTTTCCGGCCTATGACCAATGTATCAAGGCAAGCCACGTCTTCAATCTGCTGGACGCGCGCGGGGTGATTTCCGTCACCGAGCGCCAGAGCTATATCCTGCGGGTGCGCACGCTGGCCAAGGCCTGCGGCGAGGCCTTTTTGCAGACCGATGCCGGTGGCGCGAATTTCGGCAAGGCCGCGTAA
- a CDS encoding PAS domain-containing sensor histidine kinase, translated as MALSFPEAKHAWPSSHVSISTDDFLAGGGKIGEMIRHFDWAATSLGPINTWPLSLKITMRMVLASRQPMCFWWGPDLLQFYNDAYEPMLGLRKDKALGVPFTEIWADVWEGVLPYVRSALAGKATWEENMPLVMTRNGFAEQTYWTFSYSPLYGDDGAVHGLLNIVTETTQAVLDRQALETSHEETRQHLRQKEAFEQELRLLNGELAHRVKNMLAMVQSIVGQTMRGAQSLPQAASLVSARIQALSKAQDLLTGKSVASADIAEVVENAIEPHRDRPDRFQAVGPSLQASSRQALGLSLALHELATNATKYGSLSVTEGQVRVEWGKDDDGRFFLRWSERGGPPVSEPERRGFGSKLTERVVADLFRGEAKIDFAPEGVVFLLRGQLDQVTGH; from the coding sequence TTGGCATTGTCTTTTCCGGAGGCGAAACACGCCTGGCCATCCTCTCATGTCTCTATCAGCACCGATGATTTTCTGGCTGGCGGCGGTAAAATCGGCGAGATGATCCGCCATTTCGACTGGGCAGCCACCTCGCTCGGTCCGATTAACACCTGGCCGCTATCGCTGAAAATCACCATGCGAATGGTGTTAGCCTCACGTCAGCCCATGTGCTTCTGGTGGGGGCCGGACCTGCTGCAATTCTACAACGATGCCTATGAGCCAATGCTCGGCCTGCGCAAGGACAAGGCCCTGGGCGTGCCTTTTACCGAAATCTGGGCGGATGTCTGGGAAGGGGTCCTGCCGTATGTGCGCAGTGCCCTGGCCGGCAAGGCGACATGGGAAGAAAATATGCCGCTGGTGATGACCCGCAACGGTTTTGCCGAACAGACCTATTGGACATTTTCCTATAGCCCGCTTTACGGCGATGATGGCGCTGTGCATGGGCTGCTGAATATTGTCACGGAGACCACGCAGGCCGTGCTTGACCGCCAGGCGCTGGAGACGAGCCATGAGGAAACCCGCCAGCATCTTCGGCAAAAAGAAGCCTTTGAGCAGGAATTGCGCCTGCTGAACGGCGAACTCGCGCACCGCGTGAAAAATATGCTGGCCATGGTGCAATCCATAGTCGGCCAGACCATGCGCGGCGCGCAATCGCTGCCGCAGGCGGCGAGCCTGGTTTCGGCCCGCATTCAGGCCTTGTCCAAGGCGCAGGACCTGTTGACCGGCAAAAGCGTGGCCTCGGCGGATATCGCCGAAGTGGTCGAAAATGCCATCGAGCCGCATCGTGACAGGCCTGACCGTTTTCAGGCTGTTGGACCGTCTTTACAAGCGTCTTCGCGTCAGGCGCTTGGCCTGTCGCTGGCCCTGCATGAGCTTGCCACAAATGCCACAAAATATGGATCGCTGTCGGTGACGGAGGGTCAGGTGCGAGTGGAATGGGGCAAGGATGACGATGGCCGTTTCTTCCTGCGCTGGAGCGAGCGCGGCGGGCCGCCGGTGTCTGAGCCGGAGCGTCGTGGCTTCGGCTCCAAGCTGACCGAGCGCGTCGTGGCGGATCTGTTTCGCGGCGAGGCGAAGATTGATTTTGCGCCTGAAGGCGTGGTGTTTCTGCTGCGCGGGCAATTGGACCAGGTCACTGGACACTGA
- a CDS encoding S49 family peptidase, which yields MAGLWKRWVPKRFRKQEIVIPVVRLHGAIMSGGSRFRPALNLAAIAPLLEKAFKLKDSPAVVLSLNSPGGSPVQSRMIFQRIRTLADEHSKTVLVFVEDVAASGGYMIALAGDEIIADPTSIVGSIGVVSGGFGFPELLKKIGVERRVYTAGENKVMLDPFQPEKQSDIDYLKTLQLDIHDVFIDMVKTRRGIRLNDNPELFSGLFWTGRKGFELGLVDGLGSMREEIKARYGKTARLELISGARGLFGRRLPGVDTALSAPSDIGSAAAAGLVETLEDRALWARYGL from the coding sequence ATGGCGGGTCTATGGAAGCGGTGGGTGCCGAAGCGGTTTCGCAAGCAGGAAATCGTCATTCCCGTCGTGCGGCTGCATGGCGCGATCATGAGCGGCGGCAGCCGGTTTCGCCCGGCGCTGAACCTCGCCGCTATCGCACCACTTCTGGAAAAAGCCTTCAAGTTGAAGGACAGTCCGGCTGTAGTGCTGTCGCTCAATTCGCCGGGCGGCTCGCCGGTGCAATCGCGGATGATCTTTCAGCGCATCCGGACACTGGCCGATGAACACAGCAAGACCGTGCTGGTGTTCGTGGAAGATGTGGCAGCCTCCGGGGGCTATATGATCGCCCTTGCAGGCGACGAAATCATTGCCGACCCGACCTCGATTGTCGGCTCGATCGGCGTCGTCTCCGGCGGTTTCGGCTTTCCCGAGTTGCTGAAGAAGATCGGCGTCGAGCGGCGCGTTTATACGGCGGGCGAAAACAAGGTGATGCTCGATCCGTTTCAACCGGAAAAACAAAGCGATATCGACTATCTGAAGACCCTTCAGCTGGATATTCACGATGTTTTCATCGACATGGTCAAGACACGGCGCGGCATCCGGCTTAACGACAATCCGGAGCTGTTTTCCGGCCTGTTCTGGACGGGGCGCAAGGGTTTCGAGCTCGGTCTGGTGGACGGCCTTGGTAGTATGCGCGAGGAGATCAAGGCGCGTTATGGCAAGACAGCCCGGCTGGAATTGATCTCCGGCGCGCGTGGCCTGTTCGGCCGACGTCTGCCGGGAGTTGACACGGCGCTTTCTGCTCCCAGTGATATCGGCAGCGCCGCTGCCGCAGGCCTTGTGGAGACGCTGGAAGACCGTGCGCTCTGGGCGCGCTATGGGCTTTAG